The stretch of DNA CAACCATCACCGCTGGAGGAACAATCGTCCCGGTTCTCTTCTCCCTCTATTTTCTCAAGGAATGGCCAACGCTTTCGCAGTTTATCGGAATCGGTTTGATTACGGGCGGGGTTGTTCTTGTTTCTTTCAAAGGAACGGCTTCGAATTTGAGCCAGAAGGCAATTCTGGGCGTTTTTCCTGCGGTTCTTTCATCCCTCTTTTTTGGATCTTATGTTATTCTGGTTAAACTAGTCAGCGAAAAAACAGGTCCCGTATTACCTGTATTTGTCGTAAGAGGCATGGGGGTCATTTTAATGGGATCCCTCTTGATTCACCGGAAAGAGACGCGTTTCCCTCCCAGGCCCGTCTGGAAGTACCTCGTGGCAATCGGCCTTCTGGATGCGCTCGCATTTCTGGCATTTACGATCGGAATCAATAAGGCCCTTGTCTCCGTTGTTTCACCCTTGTCAAGCATGTTTACTCTGGTCACCGTAGCGCTTGCCCATTTTATCCTCAAAGAAAAACTGGCCTCCCACCAAATCTACGGCTTCTGGTCGGTTCTATTCGGCGTTCTTACTCTTTCGATATAAGGGAACGGGATCATGAAACAGATTAAGCGGGAACGATCCTTTTCCGACCGGGCTGGAATTGCGAATAGCCTGATGCACGAAGTGATGGGCCTCTTCTACGGCCATCTCGACAGTATGACCTCTGGCTAAACACGCGGCAATTGCAGAAGAGAAAACACATCCCGCGCCATGCACTTTTTTCTGAATTTTGGGACTTGTCCATTTTTGAAATGATTCGCCGTCATAGAGAAGATCCACTGCTTCTTCAGCAAGGTGCCCCCCTTTGATGAGAACAAATTTCGGGCCGAATTCATAGATTATTTTTGCCGCCGACTCCATCTCCTCAATGGAATTGACAGACGTACTGGTCAGTACCGAGGCCTCTTTC from Nitrospirota bacterium encodes:
- a CDS encoding DMT family transporter yields the protein MFSVGAVVLGLLTFMMIGRVQSFDRNLLILNLISSLLCVLGYFFLYYGFQIGTLSVVSTITAGGTIVPVLFSLYFLKEWPTLSQFIGIGLITGGVVLVSFKGTASNLSQKAILGVFPAVLSSLFFGSYVILVKLVSEKTGPVLPVFVVRGMGVILMGSLLIHRKETRFPPRPVWKYLVAIGLLDALAFLAFTIGINKALVSVVSPLSSMFTLVTVALAHFILKEKLASHQIYGFWSVLFGVLTLSI